Sequence from the Deltaproteobacteria bacterium IMCC39524 genome:
GGCAGAACACTACTGTTCACTGATGAGATTTGAACAGTCAAGCTTATCAATGGAAATAGATTCACCAACGCCATGTTGACTGCACCCGATTAAAATGATTGTGATTGTAATTTCCCACAAGTCACGATTTGCAGTAACCTGGGATTCCTGCCGGAGAGTATTCCTATTAATGCTGTTGCAACTCTTTCTTACATCATCTAAGGACTTATAGTACTCCTCTTCGCCATGCTGCCATCACTTCTCAGGGGCCAGGCCAAAGGTTCTATTGCCATAGTTTCACAAACAACTTCCGCTGACGTCCTCTAAGAAACGTCCCTGGATGAAGTTCTCTCTGGTACGTGCGCACATAGAGCGAAGCGCGTAGCCGAGCGACCGCTTCTGCTTCGGGAACCTGTGCGCTATGAAGATGCGCTATACAACACAAAAACACATCAAACTACCGTTATCATTGACTTATAGATATAGCGCAGCCTGGTAGCGCACCTGCCTCAGCAAGGAGGATCAAAAACCTTCTTCCTGGTCTAGAGTTGCAATAATATTTTCTATCTTGTAAACCTTTCTAATCATTGTCCGTCCAACCCTACAAACTTAGGAGGGTTCCATGAAAACTTGTGTAAAGCTAATCATTCTATCGTTGCTCATAGTATCTGCTTTATCCATAAGCGGTTGTGGCATTTGTCATTCCTGGCATGGACACGACCATAGCTGCTCAGACCATCAACACTGAGGAGACAAAATGCATTCACATTCAATGGGCAACTGGTTCTGTGGACCTGAAGGACTCTTCGGCTTTCATTTCGGTGGATTTTTTTATCTCATCTTTTGGGTGGCAGGCTTAATGCTACTATTCATGCTTTTTCGTACCTTGTTCGCAAACAAGCAGAACAATGCTACTACGACAGGAAACTGGTCTTCTGCATTATCGATACTTGAGAATCGTTATGCCTCTGGTGAAATTGACCAGGAAGAGTTTTTACAAAAGAAAAAGGATTTGAAGTAGGCCTAATGCCTTACGATTAAGGGCCCCTCTGCACATCCTCAAGAGACGACTTCGGGATGTAGCGCAGCCTGGACGCACAGAGAGCGAAGCGAT
This genomic interval carries:
- a CDS encoding SHOCT domain-containing protein, which translates into the protein MHSHSMGNWFCGPEGLFGFHFGGFFYLIFWVAGLMLLFMLFRTLFANKQNNATTTGNWSSALSILENRYASGEIDQEEFLQKKKDLK